One stretch of Streptomyces sp. R21 DNA includes these proteins:
- a CDS encoding helix-turn-helix domain-containing protein, translating into MVREQRSGKNGGSELGNFLRARRARVTPADVGLPHGAGLRRTPGLRREELATLAGVSIDYYTRLERGRETNPSPSVVAALASALLLEKAELLHLRELAACAARGRGADQPAAALGQTVDAGLQLLLDGMRPYPAHIVSRTMDLLATNPGGLRLLAGLEDWPEGRRNIVRYVFLHPIARVLFEDWENQIRGCVARLRTLAGVEPDAPDLTGLVDELLAKSPDFVRLWERYDVKGHSHGTKTFHHPEAGTFAFGYHSLQPEGCFGQRLVAYHAAPGTSEYDVMLKLDREPVPTETAMRVPQHH; encoded by the coding sequence ATGGTACGTGAGCAGCGCAGCGGCAAGAACGGTGGCAGTGAGCTGGGGAACTTTCTGCGGGCCCGCCGAGCCCGCGTCACCCCGGCCGACGTGGGCCTCCCGCATGGGGCGGGCCTGCGCCGCACTCCGGGTCTGCGCCGGGAGGAGCTGGCCACCCTGGCCGGGGTGAGCATCGACTACTACACGCGGCTCGAGCGCGGCCGGGAGACCAACCCCAGCCCGTCGGTCGTCGCCGCTCTCGCCTCCGCCCTGCTGCTGGAGAAGGCCGAGCTCCTGCATCTGCGTGAGCTCGCCGCTTGTGCCGCACGAGGCAGAGGGGCGGATCAACCGGCAGCAGCGCTCGGGCAGACCGTGGACGCCGGCCTGCAACTGCTGCTGGACGGCATGCGCCCGTATCCCGCCCACATCGTCAGCCGCACCATGGACCTGCTGGCGACCAACCCCGGCGGGCTGCGGCTGTTGGCCGGCCTGGAGGACTGGCCGGAGGGGCGGCGAAACATCGTGCGCTACGTCTTCCTCCATCCCATCGCCCGCGTCCTCTTCGAGGACTGGGAGAACCAGATCCGCGGCTGCGTCGCCCGCCTGCGCACCCTCGCCGGCGTCGAACCGGACGCCCCCGACCTCACCGGTCTCGTCGACGAACTCCTCGCCAAGAGCCCGGACTTCGTTCGCCTGTGGGAGCGTTACGACGTCAAGGGCCACAGCCACGGCACCAAGACGTTCCACCACCCCGAGGCCGGTACCTTCGCTTTCGGCTACCACTCGCTCCAGCCGGAGGGATGCTTCGGCCAGCGGCTCGTCGCGTACCACGCCGCCCCGGGTACATCGGAGTACGACGTGATGCTCAAGCTGGACCGGGAGCCGGTGCCGACGGAGACCGCCATGCGGGTGCCCCAGCATCACTGA
- a CDS encoding zinc-dependent alcohol dehydrogenase family protein, protein MRATLMYGAGDVRVENVPDPKIQQPTDAMVRVLRSCVCGSDLWPYGSMPATEHGERMGHEFLGVVEETGSDVSALKAGDVVVAPFVWSDNTCEFCREGLHTSCLHGGQWARDGVDGGQGEAVRVPQAQGTLVKLPTGEDSALLPSLLTLSDVFCTGHHCAVTAGVGPRTTVTVVGDGAVGLSAVLAAKRLGAERIILMGRHKDRTDLGRDFGATDVVAERGDEGIERVRELTGGHGTHTVLECVGTLPALHMSIGTVRPGGTISRVGAPQYGEVPLGFPEFMNNITLTGGVAPARAYIEELLPDILEGRIEPGRVFDRTVGLDEIPDGYRAMADREALKVLVKP, encoded by the coding sequence ATGCGAGCAACACTCATGTACGGCGCAGGCGACGTCCGCGTCGAGAACGTCCCGGACCCGAAGATCCAGCAGCCGACCGACGCGATGGTGCGCGTACTGCGGTCCTGCGTCTGCGGCAGCGACCTGTGGCCCTACGGGTCGATGCCCGCGACCGAGCACGGAGAGCGCATGGGCCACGAGTTCCTCGGCGTCGTCGAGGAGACCGGCTCGGACGTCTCCGCACTGAAGGCGGGCGATGTGGTGGTCGCGCCATTCGTCTGGTCCGACAACACCTGTGAGTTCTGCCGCGAGGGCCTGCACACCTCCTGTCTGCACGGCGGGCAGTGGGCGCGCGACGGCGTCGACGGCGGCCAGGGCGAGGCGGTGCGCGTCCCGCAGGCCCAGGGCACGCTGGTCAAGCTGCCGACAGGCGAGGACTCCGCTCTGCTGCCGTCCCTGCTGACTCTGTCCGACGTGTTCTGCACCGGCCATCACTGCGCGGTCACCGCCGGGGTCGGGCCCCGGACGACCGTCACGGTCGTCGGTGACGGCGCGGTCGGCCTGTCCGCCGTCCTCGCGGCCAAGCGACTCGGCGCCGAGCGGATCATCCTCATGGGCCGGCACAAGGACCGCACCGACCTGGGCCGGGACTTCGGCGCCACCGACGTCGTGGCCGAACGCGGCGACGAAGGCATCGAGCGCGTGCGCGAACTGACCGGCGGCCACGGCACGCACACCGTCCTCGAATGCGTCGGAACCCTGCCCGCCCTGCACATGTCGATCGGCACGGTCCGCCCGGGCGGCACCATCAGCCGGGTCGGCGCCCCGCAGTACGGCGAAGTCCCCCTGGGCTTCCCGGAGTTCATGAACAACATCACTCTCACCGGCGGTGTCGCCCCGGCGCGCGCCTACATCGAGGAGCTGCTGCCGGACATCCTGGAGGGCCGGATCGAACCGGGCCGCGTCTTCGATCGCACCGTCGGCCTCGATGAGATCCCCGACGGCTACCGGGCCATGGCCGACCGCGAGGCGCTGAAGGTCCTCGTCAAGCCGTAA
- a CDS encoding cupin domain-containing protein, with the protein MEILKNQPTTKAPADWFTGDVWFDVLYAGEEPSRMRANMVRFSPCARTDWHSHACGQTLHIVSGVALIGTRDGTVIEAHPGDTIHTPPGEEHWHGAASDRFMTHLALWEGTGPDGGPETTWLEKVDDAEYGAPRSRTR; encoded by the coding sequence ATGGAAATCCTCAAGAACCAGCCCACGACCAAGGCTCCCGCCGACTGGTTCACCGGCGACGTCTGGTTCGACGTCCTCTACGCAGGCGAGGAGCCGTCCCGGATGCGCGCCAACATGGTGCGCTTCTCCCCGTGCGCCCGCACCGACTGGCACTCCCACGCCTGTGGCCAGACCCTGCACATCGTCTCCGGCGTCGCACTGATCGGCACACGGGACGGCACGGTCATCGAGGCGCACCCCGGCGACACGATCCACACTCCGCCGGGTGAGGAGCACTGGCACGGCGCCGCCTCCGACCGCTTCATGACCCACCTGGCGCTGTGGGAGGGCACCGGCCCGGACGGCGGCCCGGAGACCACCTGGCTGGAGAAGGTCGACGACGCCGAGTACGGCGCCCCGCGCAGCCGCACCCGCTGA
- a CDS encoding SDR family oxidoreductase codes for MTTSLMTVLVVGATGSIGRLVVAESLAQGHTTRALVRDAGKARRLLPAEAQLAVGDITQPDTLPGAVAGVDAIVLTHGSMSSPETIDYGGVRNVLAALGGQKPRIVLMTAIGVTARSSAYNHLVEWKRRSERLVRAGGLPHTIVRPGWFDMNGPDEQRPVFLQGDTRRSGGPADGAVSRSRIAQVLVAAVTAPEAVRRTFELVAEQGSAPSDMTQLFAALDEDAPGALDAVRDEANMPLAQEPQRVRDDLDALGTPAAP; via the coding sequence ATGACAACCTCACTCATGACCGTGCTGGTGGTCGGCGCGACCGGCAGCATCGGACGCCTCGTCGTCGCCGAGTCCCTCGCGCAGGGACACACCACCCGCGCCCTGGTACGGGATGCCGGCAAAGCCCGGCGCCTGCTCCCCGCCGAGGCGCAGTTGGCCGTAGGCGACATCACGCAGCCCGACACGCTGCCCGGGGCCGTGGCCGGCGTCGACGCCATCGTGCTGACACACGGCTCCATGTCCTCGCCGGAGACGATCGACTACGGCGGAGTCCGGAATGTGCTGGCGGCCCTGGGCGGTCAGAAGCCGCGCATCGTGCTGATGACCGCCATCGGAGTCACCGCTCGCAGTAGCGCGTACAACCATCTGGTCGAGTGGAAGCGCCGCTCCGAGCGCCTGGTCCGCGCCGGCGGCCTGCCTCACACGATCGTGCGGCCTGGCTGGTTCGACATGAACGGCCCCGACGAGCAGCGCCCCGTCTTCCTGCAGGGCGACACGCGGCGCTCCGGCGGGCCCGCCGACGGTGCCGTCTCGCGCAGCCGGATCGCTCAGGTGCTGGTTGCGGCCGTCACCGCTCCGGAGGCGGTACGCCGTACCTTCGAGCTGGTCGCAGAACAGGGCTCCGCACCCAGCGACATGACCCAGCTTTTCGCCGCGTTGGACGAGGACGCGCCCGGCGCCCTGGACGCCGTCCGCGACGAGGCCAACATGCCGTTGGCGCAGGAGCCGCAGCGGGTTCGCGACGACCTGGACGCCCTCGGGACACCGGCCGCTCCTTGA
- a CDS encoding SDR family oxidoreductase, translated as MGKDTKEVVVVIGSGSIGLAIARRVGAGRTVLLADYSDRAAEAAAERLRGEGHDVTTRVTDVSDHDAVEALADAAADLGPVTQVVHTAGVSPTQASIERILHVDLVGTAMVLDAFGRVVAPNGAGIVVASMAGHRESPYTPEIEHALATADTASLLELPFLQPDQVGSTVHAYALSKRANSLRVQTAAVAWGRRGARVNAVSPGVIITPLALDELSGPRQEWFEQVRKVSAAGRFGTPDEVAEAAAFLLGRQAGFITGADLLMDGGVTAALRTGELTIP; from the coding sequence ATGGGCAAGGACACAAAGGAAGTAGTCGTTGTCATCGGTTCCGGAAGCATCGGTCTCGCCATCGCGCGTCGCGTCGGCGCCGGCCGGACCGTGCTGCTCGCCGACTACAGCGACCGGGCGGCCGAGGCCGCCGCCGAACGCCTGCGGGGCGAGGGGCACGACGTGACCACCCGCGTCACCGACGTCTCCGACCACGACGCGGTCGAAGCCCTGGCCGACGCGGCCGCCGATCTGGGCCCGGTCACCCAGGTGGTGCATACCGCCGGTGTTTCCCCCACGCAGGCGAGCATCGAGCGGATTCTGCACGTCGACCTGGTCGGCACCGCGATGGTGCTGGACGCGTTTGGCCGCGTCGTCGCCCCCAACGGGGCGGGCATCGTGGTCGCCAGCATGGCCGGGCACCGGGAGAGCCCCTACACGCCCGAGATCGAACATGCGCTCGCCACCGCCGACACCGCGAGCCTGCTGGAGCTGCCGTTCCTCCAGCCCGATCAGGTCGGCTCCACCGTCCACGCCTACGCGCTCTCCAAGCGGGCCAACTCGCTCAGGGTGCAGACCGCCGCCGTCGCCTGGGGCAGGCGCGGAGCCCGCGTCAACGCCGTCAGCCCCGGGGTCATCATCACGCCGCTGGCTCTGGACGAGCTGTCCGGGCCGCGGCAGGAGTGGTTCGAGCAGGTGCGCAAGGTGTCGGCGGCCGGACGCTTCGGAACCCCCGACGAGGTCGCCGAAGCGGCCGCCTTCCTCCTCGGCCGCCAGGCAGGCTTCATCACCGGCGCCGACCTCCTCATGGACGGCGGCGTGACCGCGGCACTGCGCACCGGGGAACTGACGATCCCGTGA
- a CDS encoding MFS transporter, whose amino-acid sequence MPAGLVALALGSFGIGLTEFVIAGLLPQVGRSLAVSEAAAGWLISGYALTVAVGAMVVTAVTAALPRKPVLVGLVALFVVGNLLSALAPNYPVMLLGRVVAALCHGSFFGLGSLVARRMVAPERASRAVAVMFAGLTVANVLGVPFGALVGERWGWRATFWAITGIGVAAAAAIAVLVPGWAGEVDRRPAPGLNTDPGLNTDPGLNADPDPDPDPVTASGRTDGLRTQLRAFRSGQVWLTLAATALGYGGMFGAFSYLAYTFTRVTGFSSTDVAWLLVVYGSGLVIGNVAGGRGADRDRDLTLIVSLAGLTVTLAAFGLLASSPAASVVLVFLTGVFGFASVPGMITRVTDHAHGVPLAASANVSASNIGNALGAWLGGLAISTGLGYTAPLYVGAAIVLAGLAVMMVAARRSEGG is encoded by the coding sequence TTGCCCGCCGGGCTCGTCGCGCTCGCTCTCGGGAGTTTCGGGATCGGCCTGACCGAGTTCGTGATCGCCGGCCTGCTGCCACAGGTGGGGCGGAGCCTGGCGGTGTCCGAGGCCGCGGCAGGATGGCTGATCTCCGGGTATGCGCTGACGGTGGCAGTCGGCGCGATGGTGGTCACCGCCGTCACCGCCGCTCTGCCCCGCAAGCCCGTCCTCGTCGGTCTGGTGGCGCTGTTCGTCGTCGGTAATCTCCTGTCCGCCCTCGCACCGAACTACCCGGTGATGCTGCTCGGACGCGTGGTCGCGGCGCTGTGCCACGGCTCGTTCTTCGGCCTCGGCTCGCTCGTCGCGCGGCGCATGGTCGCCCCCGAGCGGGCGTCGCGGGCGGTGGCGGTGATGTTCGCCGGGCTGACGGTCGCGAATGTGCTGGGCGTACCGTTCGGCGCCCTGGTCGGCGAACGGTGGGGCTGGCGCGCCACGTTCTGGGCCATCACCGGTATCGGTGTCGCCGCCGCGGCCGCCATCGCCGTACTGGTGCCGGGCTGGGCAGGCGAGGTGGACCGGCGTCCTGCACCGGGCCTGAACACGGACCCGGGCCTGAACACGGACCCGGGCCTGAACGCGGACCCGGACCCGGACCCGGACCCGGTCACAGCCTCCGGACGGACGGACGGGCTGCGCACCCAACTACGCGCCTTCCGTTCGGGGCAGGTCTGGCTGACCCTCGCCGCCACCGCACTCGGCTACGGCGGGATGTTCGGCGCGTTCAGCTACCTTGCCTACACCTTCACCCGGGTCACCGGCTTCTCCAGCACCGACGTCGCCTGGCTGCTCGTCGTCTACGGCAGCGGCCTGGTGATCGGGAACGTGGCCGGCGGACGAGGCGCCGACCGCGATCGCGACCTCACTCTGATCGTTTCCCTGGCCGGACTCACCGTCACCCTCGCCGCGTTCGGGCTGCTGGCCTCCAGCCCTGCGGCGTCGGTGGTGCTGGTCTTCCTGACGGGAGTGTTCGGGTTCGCCAGTGTGCCCGGCATGATCACCCGGGTCACCGACCACGCCCACGGGGTGCCGCTCGCTGCCAGCGCCAACGTCTCCGCCTCCAACATCGGCAACGCCCTGGGCGCCTGGCTCGGCGGCCTCGCCATCAGCACCGGCCTCGGCTACACGGCTCCGCTGTACGTCGGCGCGGCCATCGTCCTGGCCGGGCTCGCGGTGATGATGGTCGCTGCACGCAGATCGGAAGGCGGCTGA
- a CDS encoding dihydrofolate reductase family protein: MGKVLWHLAMSLDGFAAGPHHSMDWMSGMKVSPGVHQESIAGLGAVLGGRRGYDAIAERHPGRASRQPYGGAWSGPVFVLTHHPEDAIPDPGVTFLDCDVAEAVEIGLAAAKGKDLEIHGQDIARQCVERDLIDEFYVHLAPVMLGSGVRLFDCPGIEPVRWARIHDGDPAQAVDLRYRRA, from the coding sequence GTGGGCAAGGTGCTGTGGCATTTGGCGATGTCGTTGGACGGGTTCGCGGCCGGTCCCCATCACTCGATGGACTGGATGTCCGGGATGAAGGTCAGTCCGGGCGTCCACCAGGAGTCGATCGCCGGCCTGGGTGCCGTACTGGGTGGCCGTCGTGGGTACGACGCGATCGCCGAGCGGCATCCCGGCCGGGCGAGCAGGCAGCCCTACGGCGGGGCGTGGAGCGGCCCGGTGTTCGTGCTGACGCACCATCCCGAGGATGCGATCCCGGATCCCGGCGTGACGTTCCTCGACTGCGACGTGGCCGAGGCGGTCGAGATCGGGCTGGCCGCGGCGAAGGGCAAGGACCTGGAGATCCACGGCCAGGACATCGCCCGGCAGTGCGTCGAACGCGACCTGATCGACGAGTTCTACGTGCATCTGGCGCCGGTCATGCTCGGCTCCGGAGTGCGGCTGTTCGACTGCCCCGGTATCGAGCCGGTCCGGTGGGCCAGGATTCACGACGGCGACCCCGCACAGGCCGTGGATCTGCGATACCGGCGGGCTTGA
- a CDS encoding LacI family DNA-binding transcriptional regulator, whose translation MARGEARSGGSAAPRGVDVARRAGVSQKTVSRVFNGEQYVSAEVRQRVLDAAEELGYRLNNAARSLASGRTRTIGVVALGTALYGPASLLIGIERAARDAGYALRVVNTLEGDPGGVAGAVESLLEQGVDGIVVSEPIDEGAEGAASLSIDVPVLVLGAPAALAGPRAVVAGVGAEPLARAATQHLLDLGHVTVHHIAGPQRWFAARDRLAGWRAALAAHGRDQPPVLEGDWSAASGYAAGRELASGGDVTAVFAANDDMAIGLMRALTEAGLRVPDDVSVVGFDDIPVAPYVTPPLTSVRQPFDAVAREGLRLLVQAIEKPDVELPPANDPPVDLIVRASTAAPPRRTAPGRGRRAPSRSRDGAHAPPIADASSSLP comes from the coding sequence ATGGCGCGAGGGGAAGCACGGAGCGGTGGCTCCGCCGCGCCGCGCGGTGTGGACGTGGCCCGGCGCGCGGGCGTCTCGCAGAAGACGGTCTCCCGGGTCTTCAACGGGGAGCAGTACGTCTCCGCCGAGGTGCGTCAGCGAGTGCTCGACGCCGCCGAAGAACTCGGGTACCGGTTGAACAACGCGGCCCGCTCGCTCGCCTCCGGCCGGACCCGGACCATCGGCGTGGTCGCGCTGGGCACTGCCCTGTACGGCCCCGCCTCACTGCTCATCGGCATCGAGCGGGCCGCCCGGGACGCGGGATACGCGCTGCGGGTGGTCAACACACTGGAAGGTGACCCCGGAGGCGTCGCCGGTGCCGTGGAGTCCCTCCTCGAACAGGGCGTGGACGGCATCGTCGTCTCCGAGCCGATCGACGAGGGAGCCGAGGGAGCCGCCTCTCTCAGCATCGATGTCCCGGTCCTGGTCCTGGGCGCACCGGCTGCACTGGCCGGCCCGAGGGCGGTTGTCGCGGGCGTCGGTGCCGAGCCGCTGGCCCGGGCGGCCACCCAACACCTGCTGGACTTGGGGCATGTGACGGTCCATCACATCGCGGGCCCACAGCGGTGGTTCGCCGCGCGGGACCGACTCGCGGGCTGGCGCGCGGCCCTCGCGGCACACGGCAGGGACCAGCCCCCCGTCCTGGAGGGTGACTGGTCGGCCGCCTCCGGCTACGCGGCGGGCCGCGAACTCGCCTCCGGCGGCGACGTCACCGCGGTGTTCGCCGCGAACGACGACATGGCCATCGGCCTGATGCGTGCGCTGACGGAAGCCGGCCTTCGTGTGCCGGACGACGTCAGTGTGGTCGGCTTCGACGACATCCCCGTCGCCCCCTATGTCACCCCTCCCCTGACCTCGGTCCGTCAGCCGTTCGACGCCGTGGCCCGGGAAGGACTCCGACTGCTCGTGCAGGCCATCGAGAAGCCGGACGTGGAGCTGCCGCCCGCGAACGATCCGCCGGTCGATCTCATCGTCCGCGCCTCGACCGCAGCCCCGCCGCGCCGGACGGCACCGGGGCGCGGGCGGCGCGCGCCTTCGCGTTCGCGTGACGGGGCGCATGCGCCGCCGATCGCGGACGCATCGTCCTCCCTCCCCTGA
- a CDS encoding ABC transporter substrate-binding protein — MPRSFAHPSAMSRRLFLTATGAVSLGAALSACGGGDSGSSGSPGKPVSQADIDKAMKTPTELTFWTWVPNIAAEVALFENKYPAIKVKVVNAGQGVAHYTKLRTALKAGTGAPDLAQIEYQAVPTFTITGSLLDLSPYGAAELKDKFVDWTWGQVSGAGGEVWAIPQDTGPMGMLYRKDIFDKHGIQVPRTWEEFAAAARKLHKADPDVYLTNLSANEPAAWHGLLWQAGAKPYTTSGRSTLSISVDDATSRKLGEFWGGLAKEGVISADPDFTDGWYSGFNKGKYATWLTAAWGPAFLSGSAKSTAGKWRAAPLPQWDAAKPVSGNWGGSTTAVIKSAKNPIAAALFAQFLNSDPASAKMFATKQFFFPATKAMLADADFAGDTPAFYGGQKVNQVFAGISDTVSPSFQWPPFLDQVATDWTETVGKSLADRSDTTAALGKWQSRITTYARNQGFTVKGA; from the coding sequence ATGCCCCGATCCTTCGCACACCCGTCCGCCATGAGCCGCCGTCTGTTCCTCACCGCCACCGGGGCGGTGTCACTCGGCGCCGCGCTGTCCGCATGCGGCGGCGGGGACAGCGGTTCCAGTGGCTCCCCCGGCAAGCCGGTCAGCCAGGCCGACATCGACAAGGCGATGAAGACACCGACCGAGCTGACGTTCTGGACGTGGGTTCCGAACATCGCCGCAGAGGTCGCGCTCTTCGAGAATAAGTACCCGGCGATCAAGGTCAAGGTCGTCAACGCCGGTCAGGGCGTGGCTCATTACACGAAGCTGCGCACCGCCCTCAAGGCCGGCACCGGCGCCCCGGACCTGGCCCAGATCGAGTACCAGGCGGTCCCGACGTTCACGATCACGGGCAGCCTGCTCGACCTGAGCCCGTACGGCGCCGCCGAGCTCAAGGACAAGTTCGTCGACTGGACGTGGGGCCAGGTCAGCGGTGCCGGCGGCGAGGTCTGGGCGATCCCGCAGGACACCGGCCCGATGGGGATGCTGTACCGCAAGGACATCTTCGACAAGCACGGCATCCAAGTCCCGAGGACCTGGGAGGAGTTCGCCGCTGCGGCCCGCAAGCTCCACAAGGCCGACCCGGACGTCTACCTGACCAACCTCTCGGCCAACGAGCCCGCCGCCTGGCACGGCCTGCTGTGGCAGGCGGGCGCCAAGCCGTACACGACCTCCGGCAGGAGCACCCTCTCGATCAGCGTCGACGACGCGACCTCCAGGAAACTCGGGGAGTTCTGGGGCGGGTTGGCGAAGGAAGGGGTCATCAGCGCCGACCCGGACTTCACCGACGGCTGGTACTCCGGGTTCAACAAGGGCAAGTACGCCACCTGGCTCACGGCGGCCTGGGGGCCGGCCTTCCTGTCCGGTTCGGCGAAGTCCACGGCGGGCAAGTGGCGCGCCGCCCCGCTGCCGCAGTGGGACGCCGCCAAGCCGGTGTCGGGCAACTGGGGCGGCTCGACCACCGCGGTCATCAAGTCCGCCAAGAATCCCATCGCGGCGGCCCTGTTCGCGCAGTTCCTCAACAGCGATCCCGCCAGCGCGAAGATGTTCGCCACCAAGCAGTTCTTCTTCCCGGCGACCAAGGCCATGCTGGCCGACGCGGACTTCGCCGGTGACACGCCCGCCTTCTACGGCGGCCAGAAGGTCAACCAGGTCTTCGCCGGCATCAGCGACACGGTCTCGCCCTCCTTCCAGTGGCCGCCGTTCCTCGACCAGGTCGCCACCGACTGGACCGAGACCGTCGGCAAGTCCCTCGCCGACAGGTCCGACACCACCGCCGCGCTCGGCAAGTGGCAGTCGCGGATCACGACGTACGCCAGGAACCAGGGCTTCACCGTCAAGGGAGCCTGA
- a CDS encoding carbohydrate ABC transporter permease: MAATTATPAKRPRPPGHRSAGPLFVAPFLVLFALLFLAPLCYAAYLSLFQQRLIGGTVFVGLDNYVKALKDPLLHDGVLRVAEFFVFQVPLMLVLALLFALALDSGLLRLARVIRLGIFVPYAVPSVVAALMWGYLYGPDFGPFAQLSRHLDLPVPHFLSDGWMLGSLANIVTWEFVGYNMIILYAALRTVPPDLYEAAAMDGAGAWRIAWSIKLPALKPALLLTLLFSVIGSFQLFNEPSLLMKIAPDVISSSYTANLYAYSLAFTGQQLNYAATVSFLLGLVIVIASYGVLLTANRRRTP; this comes from the coding sequence ATGGCGGCCACCACCGCGACCCCGGCCAAGCGGCCCCGCCCTCCCGGCCACCGCTCGGCGGGCCCCCTGTTCGTCGCACCGTTCCTGGTGCTCTTCGCCCTGCTCTTCCTGGCCCCGCTGTGCTACGCCGCCTACCTCAGCCTCTTCCAGCAACGCCTCATCGGCGGAACGGTGTTCGTCGGCCTGGACAACTACGTCAAGGCCCTCAAGGACCCGCTCCTGCACGACGGGGTCCTGCGGGTCGCGGAGTTCTTCGTGTTCCAGGTCCCGTTGATGCTGGTGCTGGCCCTGCTGTTCGCCCTCGCGCTGGACAGCGGCCTGCTGCGGCTCGCGCGGGTCATCCGGCTGGGCATCTTCGTGCCGTACGCCGTCCCGAGCGTGGTCGCCGCGCTCATGTGGGGCTATCTGTACGGCCCCGACTTCGGCCCCTTCGCCCAGCTCAGCCGTCATCTGGACCTGCCGGTCCCGCACTTCCTCAGCGACGGCTGGATGCTCGGCAGCCTTGCGAACATCGTGACCTGGGAGTTCGTCGGCTACAACATGATCATCCTGTACGCCGCCCTGCGGACCGTGCCTCCGGACCTGTACGAGGCCGCCGCGATGGACGGCGCCGGTGCCTGGCGCATCGCCTGGTCGATCAAACTGCCCGCGCTCAAACCCGCCTTGCTGCTCACCCTGCTCTTCTCGGTGATCGGCAGCTTCCAACTGTTCAACGAGCCAAGCCTGTTGATGAAGATCGCGCCGGACGTCATCAGCAGCTCCTACACCGCCAACCTCTACGCCTACTCCCTCGCCTTCACCGGCCAGCAGCTCAACTACGCGGCCACGGTCTCCTTCCTCCTCGGCCTGGTCATCGTGATCGCCTCCTACGGCGTACTGCTCACCGCCAACCGCAGGAGGACACCGTGA
- a CDS encoding carbohydrate ABC transporter permease, translating into MTEQAPTAPPAARRRASARRRSTPLTIAMLAALAYFLLPLCWLLVASTKSTQDLFNSFGLWFSHTPQLLTNIKATFTQDDGVFVHWLLNTVMYAVVSALGAALLAAAGGYGFAKFRFRGDRAAFNLVLGAIMIPATALAIPTYLLFAKAGLVNTPWAVILPSLVNPFGLYLMRVYAADAVPDSILEAARIDGAGEARIFFRIVLRLLAPGLATVLLFTLVATWNNYFLPLIMLNDPKLYPITVGLSSWAAQAQNGGAGSSSDLLALVVTGSLISIIPLVVAFLLLQRYWQSGLATGSVKQ; encoded by the coding sequence CTGACGGAGCAGGCACCCACCGCGCCCCCTGCCGCTCGGCGGAGAGCCTCGGCCCGCCGCCGCAGCACCCCTCTCACGATCGCCATGCTGGCCGCCCTGGCCTACTTCCTCCTGCCGCTGTGCTGGCTGCTGGTCGCCTCGACCAAGAGCACCCAGGACCTCTTCAACAGCTTCGGCCTGTGGTTCTCGCACACCCCACAGCTGCTGACCAACATCAAGGCGACGTTCACCCAGGACGACGGGGTCTTCGTCCACTGGCTGCTCAACACGGTGATGTACGCCGTGGTCAGCGCACTCGGCGCCGCGCTCCTCGCGGCGGCCGGCGGCTACGGGTTCGCCAAGTTCCGCTTCCGCGGCGACCGCGCCGCCTTCAACCTGGTCCTCGGCGCCATCATGATCCCGGCCACCGCGCTGGCGATCCCCACCTACCTGCTGTTCGCGAAGGCGGGCCTGGTCAACACCCCCTGGGCGGTCATCCTGCCCTCGCTCGTCAACCCCTTCGGCCTCTACCTCATGCGCGTCTACGCGGCCGACGCCGTCCCTGACAGCATCCTGGAGGCCGCCCGGATCGACGGGGCGGGCGAGGCCCGGATCTTCTTCCGGATCGTCCTCAGGCTGCTGGCCCCCGGCCTGGCCACCGTCCTGCTGTTCACGCTCGTGGCGACCTGGAACAACTACTTCCTGCCGCTGATCATGCTCAACGACCCGAAGCTGTACCCCATCACGGTCGGCCTGTCCTCCTGGGCCGCGCAGGCCCAGAACGGCGGGGCCGGGTCCAGCAGCGACCTGCTCGCGCTCGTCGTGACCGGATCCCTGATCTCGATCATTCCCCTTGTCGTGGCCTTCCTCCTGCTCCAGCGCTACTGGCAGAGCGGTCTGGCCACCGGAAGCGTCAAGCAGTAA